A window of the Labeo rohita strain BAU-BD-2019 chromosome 1, IGBB_LRoh.1.0, whole genome shotgun sequence genome harbors these coding sequences:
- the faah2a gene encoding fatty-acid amide hydrolase 2-A: MALTRFERFLGRLLRAVVWILFAAFKLFAPQQRHGVSRLPPITNPLLLLSAMRLARKIRRKEVTSVEVVQAYIDRIQEVNPLINAMVKDRFSAALQEAAHVDKLIEEETGGEEVLEDRLPLLGVPITVKEAFSLQGMPNSAGLLTRRDLVSGADAPSVALLKRAGAIPLGVTNCSELCMWLESHNHLYGITNNPYDFERIAGGSSGGEGSILGAGASVIGIGSDIGGSIRIPCFFNGIYGHKPSTGIVSNDGQYPPASGLQMGFLCTGPMCRYAEDLIPMLSIMGGPNANKLRLSTEVDLKKLRFFSVPHNGGSHLVSPVDAQLLQAQKMVVQRLEADLGVKVQELFIPQLKYSFQIWGTMMASPGKDGKLPTTFAELMSEGGKKVWPVWELFKWFLGFSSHTVAAIGLALVELFQSSHPSPFILQQKESLQQELEELLGTDGVLLYPSHPQIAPKHHHPIFTPFNFSYTGIFNILGLPVTQCPLGLSEEGLPLGVQIVTGKLQDRLSLATALYLEKAFGGWREPGKTTAKP, translated from the exons ATGGCTTTGACCCGGTTCGAGCGGTTTTTGGGGCGGTTGCTTCGAGCTGTGGTTTGGATTTTATTCGCCGCTTTTAAGTTATTTGCACCGCAGCAGAGGCATGGAGTTTCGCGACTCCCACCCATCACTAACCCACTTCTGCTGCTCTCAGCGATGCGGCTTGCCCGAAAGATTCGTCGGAAAGAA GTAACAAGTGTTGAAGTGGTCCAGGCCTACATTGACCGCATTCAGGAAGTGAACCCACTTATCAATGCCATGGTCAAAGACAG GTTTTCTGCAGCGCTTCAGGAAGCTGCCCACGTTGACAAACTAATAGAGGAGGAGACGGGAGGAGAGGAGGTGTTGGAAGATAGACTACCTCTGCTTGGAGTACCCATCACTGTTAAAGAGGCCTTTTCCCTGCAAG GCATGCCAAACTCGGCAGGGCTGTTGACCAGACGGGATCTGGTTTCAGGAGCAGATGCCCCATCTGTTGCACTGTTGAAGAGGGCAGGAGCGATTCCACTTGGTGTAACTAACTGCAGTGAGCTCTGTATGTGGCTAGAGTCCCACAACCACCTCTATGGGATCACTAACAACCCCTATGACTTTGAGAGAATTGCAGGCGGCAGCtcag GAGGTGAAGGCAGTATATTGGGTGCTGGCGCCTCTGTGATTGGAATTGGGTCAGATATTGGGGGAAGTATCCGTATTCCATGCTTTTTCAATGGCATCTACGGACACAAGCCATCAACAG GTATCGTAAGCAATGATGGTCAGTATCCTCCCGCTTCTGGACTGCAGATGGGATTTCTGTGTACAGGACCTATGTGCCGCTATGCAGAGGATCTGATTCCCATGCTAAGCATCATGGGAGGACCCAATGCAAATAA ATTGCGTCTCTCTACTGAAGTAGATTTGAAAAAGCTGAGGTTCTTTTCTGTTCCCCACAATGGAGGTTCTCATTTGGTCTCTCCAGTTGATGCACAGCTGCTTCAGGCACAAAAAATG gtAGTCCAACGTTTAGAGGCAGACCTTGGAGTCAAGGTTCAAGAGCTGTTTATCCCTCAGCTCAAATACTCCTTTCAGATCTGGGGAACTATGATGGCCTCACCTGGCAAGGATGGAAAG CTTCCCACCACCTTTGCAGAGCTAATGAGTGAAGGCGGGAAGAAGGTTTGGCCTGTCTGGGAGCTGTTTAAGTGGTTTCTgggattttcttctcataccgTAGCAGCAATAG GTCTGGCTCTAGTTGAGCTGTTCCAAAGTTCCCATCCATCTCCATTCATTCTACAGCAGAAGGAGAGTCTGCagcaggagctggaggagttGCTGGGCACAGATGGAGTACTGCTATACCCCTCTCATCCCCAGATCGCCCCTAAACACCACCACCCAATTTTCACACCCTTCAACTTCTCTTACACTG GTATCTTTAATATCCTTGGGCTGCCGGTGACCCAGTGTCCATTAGGGCTGAGCGAGGAGGGTTTGCCCCTGGGCGTACAGATTGTGACAGGTAAATTACAGGACCGTCTCTCTTTGGCCACTGCCCTCTACCTGGAAAAAGCCTTTGGTGGCTGGAGAGAACCAGGCAAGACAACAGCCAAGCCTTAA
- the tesk1a gene encoding dual specificity testis-specific protein kinase 2 — protein MEQDDNQDTCEPPLHALYGPNRIRPSSYRALRSAVSSLARIDDFFCEKIGSGFFSEVFKVQHRITGQVMALKMNTLASNKANMLREVQLMNRLCHPNILRFLGVCVHEGQLHALTEYINGGNLEQLLDSDIYLSWSVRIGLSLDIARGLQYLHSKGIFHRDLTSKNCLVRCDNGAFTAVVGDFGLAEKIPDYSDGVEKQPLAVVGSPYWMAPEMLRGELYNEKVDVFAYGIILCEIIARIEADPDILPRTEDFGLDVDTFEQMVGDCPPSFLRLAVNCCNMSADSRPAFSEIVVTLERIERERKMSEAPVILEPIAIDVSPYRRRSSPCHPGDQRLSRSQSDVLPPATSPCLGTPARVNPFSLRQDLNGGRIKLFDTPSKSVISLTFTLPPPPDPCASPPLNGSPGLRGPPRRCRSLPCTPELGRQLPFRDQEEERIEDLRDGIKEKEAEGRQDVVEDSGLVLDLDMVSLERVEEEEEDEEVEKEGLSLTEPMDCSSSPDTAEGNMSGKRLISGSSYSSSLQSNGWATPISNGPPLLPPLPRLDNNNGLLRPGRPMAWARLNGYRGPAPEPLPPANEQDDVISCPACCLAGFSFPSICLRGAPPSRRGPPRRPYRNFNGGEASAATAKGLLCRGATGLAPSTATCEPGLPLPEAQT, from the exons ATGGAACAAGATGATAACCAAGATACATGCGAACCTCCTCTGCATGCCCTTTACGGGCCCAACCGGATCCGGCCGTCATCGTACCGGGCCCTGCGAAGTGCCGTGTCCAGCCTGGCACGAATTGACGattttttctgtgaaaaaatCGGTTCTGGGTTCTTCTCAGAAGTCTTCAAG GTGCAGCACAGGATCACAGGGCAGGTGAtggctctgaagatgaacacaCTGGCCAGCAACAAAGCCAACATGCTGAGAGAGGTGCAACTCATGAACCGCCTTTGTCACCCCAACATCCTCAG GTTTTTGGGGGTGTGTGTTCATGAAGGACAGCTTCATGCTCTTACAGAG TACATAAATGGGGGCAACCTGGAGCAGCTGCTGGACAGTGACATATATCTGTCATGGAGTGTGAGAATAGGTCTGTCTCTGGACATTGCAAGAGGGCTGCAGTACCTACACAGCAAGGGCATTTTCCATCGAGATCTTACATCAAAG AATTGTCTGGTCCGTTGTGACAATGGTGCTTTTACCGCTGTGGTTGGGGACTTTGGGCTGGCAGAGAAAATCCCTGATTACAG TGATGGTGTTGAAAAGCAGCCTTTGGCTGTTGTGGGCTCCCCCTACTGGATGGCTCCAGAAATGTTAAGAGGAGAGCTGTACAATGAAAAG GTGGATGTTTTTGCATATGGAATAATCCTTTGTGAGATTATTGCTCGAATTGAGGCTGACCCAGATATCCTCCCACGAACTGAG GATTTTGGACTGGATGTGGACACCTTTGAACAAATGGTGGGAGATTGTCCACCTTCATTCCTTCGCCTGGCTGTCAATTGCTGCAAT ATGAGTGCAGACAGTCGTCCTGCCTTCTCTGAAATAGTAGTGACACTTGAgaggatagagagagagaggaagatgAGTGAAGCTCCAGTCATCCTAG AACCCATTGCTATTGACGTCAGCCCATACAGGAGGAGAAGCTCGCCGTGCCACCCCGGTGACCAGCGCCTGTCCCGTAGTCAGTCAGACGTATTGCCTCCTGCCACATCACCGTGTTTAGGCACGCCTGCACGGGTCAACCCATTCTCTCTTCGCCAAGACCTCAATGGTGGTCGCATCAAGCTGTTCGACACCCCTAGCAAATCTGTCATATCTCTTACCTTTACCCTTCCACCACCTCCAGACCCCTGTGCCTCCCCACCACTAAACGGGAGCCCAGGACTCCGAGGTCCCCCTCGAAGGTGTCGCTCCCTGCCATGCACCCCTGAGCTGGGACGACAGCTACCCTTCCGGGACCAAGAGGAGGAGAGGATTGAAGACCTGAGAGATGGAATAAAAGAGAAAGAGGCGGAAGGACGACAAGATGTGGTGGAGGACTCAGGCCTGGTTCTGGACTTAGATATGGTGTCTTTAGAACGGGtagaggaggaagaagaggatGAAGAGGTGGAGAAGGAGGGACTGAGCCTCACAGAGCCCATGGACTGTAGCAGCTCGCCCGACACGGCGGAAGGAAACATGTCAGGGAAGCGGCTTATCAGCGGTTCTTCTTATTCCTCGTCCTTGCAGTCCAATGGTTGGGCTACACCCATCTCTAACGGACCACCGTTATTACCTCCCCTTCCCCGGTTGGACAATAACAATGGACTGCTGAGGCCTGGACGGCCGATGGCATGGGCAAGACTGAACGGATACCGAGGCCCCGCTCCGGAGCCTTTACCGCCCGCTAATGAACAGGACGATGTCATTTCTTGTCCAGCCTGCTGTCTGGCTGGGTTCAGCTTCCCTTCCATATGCCTGCGTGGAGCTCCTCCGTCACGCCGTGGACCTCCACGACGACCGTACAGGAACTTCAACGGAGGGGAAGCATCTGCAGCCACAGCGAAGGGACTGCTCTGTCGGGGAGCTACGGGTCTAGCTCCATCCACAGCAACTTGTGAGCCAGGGTTACCCCTACCAGAGGCCCAAACCTGA